A stretch of DNA from Vicinamibacterales bacterium:
CCGGACTTCGTCGCGGACCCGGTTCACCAGCGCCTGCCGCAGATATGCCTGCAGCGCCCCTTCGTGCCGCGGCTGGAAGTCGCCGATGTGTTTCAGCGTCTGCACCAGCGTCTCCTGCACGACGTCATCGGTGTCGCGCAGATCGCGCGTCCAGCGCGGCAGGCGGCCTCGCGCCCACCGCCGGAGCGACGGGAGATAGCGGGCGAAGAGCTCGTTGAGGGCGTCAGCATCGCCAAGCCGTGCCCGGTGCAGGAGATCGGCGGTCGTCGCGACCGCACGTGGCTGCGGACCGGCCTGTCCGGGGGACTCGTCCATGGAAGGGAGAGGCGATCATATTCCACCCGCCTGAATACAACGTCGCCGGGGGCGGAACCGAACAATTAGGGGACGAAAAATGTATGGTACGGCGCGAAAGCCAGCTGGGGCGCTGGCTTTCGGCGTCCCGGCACCGGAAAGTGTGCCGTTTCTTACCAGTTCAGCGGATCGGGGAAGAACTCGCGGGTCAGATCTTCGTAATAGGGACGCAGCTCGTCCAGTTTCGGCCGATCGTCCCCCTTGGAATACAGATCGTACCGGTTGAAGGCGCGCACCCACTTGAGCATCGCGCGGTCCTGGTCGTCGCACAGGTAGTCGTATTCCCCTTCGCGGTGCCAGGCGTAGAACGAGTGATAGCGGATCATGTAGAGCGCCTCGATCGGGAGGCGATCCTTCATGACGTGGTACAGATACTCGTCGTGCCCCCAGGACATATGGATGTTCTGGAGACCGCAGCCGCGCTCGTAGATCCCCAGCTCGGTCGAATACACCGGATGCGTCGCGTCGGGATTCAGCGCGAAGAAGCCGGAGTGCACGATCTTCGGCGAGAACCGGCAGCCGACCGGGTTGGTGTCGCCGACCACCGCCCATTGCGGCTCGCCGAACTTGCACAGCACCTTGCCCAGATCGTGGATGAACCCGGTGGCGATCATCCAGCGCGGCTGGTTCGCGCGCCGCGCCGCTTCCGCGGTCTGCAGCGCGTGATCCATCTGCGTGAAATTGGTGTCGGGATCGCTCTCGTCGACGACGTCGTTGAGATGCTCCAGCATCTCCCACACCGTCATCGTCTCGCGATTCAGCGGCAGGTACTCCGCCTTCCTGGCGAGTACGAAATCGAGCGTCTGGTGCTGATGGTTCTTGCGGTAGAACTGCTCGACGTACCCGGTGGGCTCGTCCGCGTAGTTGCGGAACGCCGCGGCGGGTTTGGCCATGCCCATGGATTGTCTCCTTGCTACTAGGATAGTGGATGCCCTTCAGCCAGTTCAAGCTGCATCCCGACCTCCTGCGCGGCCTCAAAGACCTCGGATTCCAGCGTCCGACGCCGATCCAGGCCGACGCGATTCCCCCCGCGCTGGCGGGCCGCGACGTCCTCGCCTGCGCCATGACGGGCAGCGGCAAGACGGTCGCGTTCCTCCTGCCGATCCTCCATCACCTGATCGCGAAGCCGCGCGGCACCACGCGCGCCCTGGTCATCACCCCGACCCGTGAACTGGCCGCGCAGATTCTCAGCGACGTGAACGACGTCGCCGTCCACACGCCGGTGACCGCGGCGGCGGTCTACGGCGGCGTCGGCATGGGCCCGCAGGAGCATGCCTTCCGCAGCGGCGTCGACATCATCGTCGGCACGCCCGGCCGCCTGCTCGATCACTTTCGCGCCCCGTACGCGCGGCTGTCGGGGATCGAGTTCCTGGTCCTCGACGAAGCGGACCGGATGCTCGACATGGGATTCCTGCCCGACATCCGGCGGGTGCTGCGGCACCTGCCGCGCCAGCGGCAGACGCTGTTCTTCAGCGCGACGATGCCGCCGCCGATCGCCGAGCTGACGCGCGAGATGCTGCACGACCCGGTGACGATCAACCTCGAACGCCGCGCCGCGCCGGCCACCGGCATCACGCAGGCGATCTACCCGGTGCCCCAGGCGCTCAAGCCGGCGCTGCTGCTGACCCTGCTCAACGGCGTGGACGTGCGGGACGCCCTGGTCTTCACGCGGACGAAGCACCGCGCCGATCGACTGGCAAAGTATCTGGCGGGGCACCAGGTGGCGGTGGAGCGGATCCACGGCAATCGCTCGCAGGCGCAGCGCACGCAGGCGCTGGACGGCTTCAAGAGCGGCCGCTATCGCGTCCTCGTCGCCACCGACATCGCCGCGCGCGGCATCGACGTCACGGCGCTCGGGCATGTCGTCAACTTCGACGTGCCGGCGCAGCCCGAGGATTACATCCATCGCGTGGGCCGGACGGCGCGCGCGGAGATGACCGGCTCCGCCTACACGCTGGTGTCGCCGGACGAGGAAGCCGACGTCCGCGCCATCGAGAAGGCGATCAATCGCCGCCTGCCGCGCGTGACCGTACCGGATTTCGATTACACGGTCAGGGCGGCGGAGCGCCTCGAAGTCCCGCACGCGCAGCGCATCGCCGAGATCCGGGCCCGGAAGGCCGAGGAACGCCGGCGGGCCCATGCCAACGCGGAGCGCCGCGCCGCGCATGCGCAGCGTCCCGCGGCGCCGCACGCCCCCCGGCCGTCCCACCCGCCGTCGTCAGCTGGACGCCCGGCAGGCGCGCCGGCCGGCGGTCGCCGCAGGAGGCGGCGCAGGTAGCGTCCGCCGCGGCGTCACGCGCCTGATGACTCCGACGCCA
This window harbors:
- a CDS encoding inositol oxygenase family protein; protein product: MAKPAAAFRNYADEPTGYVEQFYRKNHQHQTLDFVLARKAEYLPLNRETMTVWEMLEHLNDVVDESDPDTNFTQMDHALQTAEAARRANQPRWMIATGFIHDLGKVLCKFGEPQWAVVGDTNPVGCRFSPKIVHSGFFALNPDATHPVYSTELGIYERGCGLQNIHMSWGHDEYLYHVMKDRLPIEALYMIRYHSFYAWHREGEYDYLCDDQDRAMLKWVRAFNRYDLYSKGDDRPKLDELRPYYEDLTREFFPDPLNW
- a CDS encoding sigma-70 family RNA polymerase sigma factor — its product is MDESPGQAGPQPRAVATTADLLHRARLGDADALNELFARYLPSLRRWARGRLPRWTRDLRDTDDVVQETLVQTLKHIGDFQPRHEGALQAYLRQALVNRVRDEVRRVNRHGVTAEIEDEHAARQASPLEEAIGREALERYERGLARLRPEEREVIIARVELGQSYQQIAAGHNKASADAARMAVSRALVRLAEEMDA
- a CDS encoding DEAD/DEAH box helicase yields the protein MPFSQFKLHPDLLRGLKDLGFQRPTPIQADAIPPALAGRDVLACAMTGSGKTVAFLLPILHHLIAKPRGTTRALVITPTRELAAQILSDVNDVAVHTPVTAAAVYGGVGMGPQEHAFRSGVDIIVGTPGRLLDHFRAPYARLSGIEFLVLDEADRMLDMGFLPDIRRVLRHLPRQRQTLFFSATMPPPIAELTREMLHDPVTINLERRAAPATGITQAIYPVPQALKPALLLTLLNGVDVRDALVFTRTKHRADRLAKYLAGHQVAVERIHGNRSQAQRTQALDGFKSGRYRVLVATDIAARGIDVTALGHVVNFDVPAQPEDYIHRVGRTARAEMTGSAYTLVSPDEEADVRAIEKAINRRLPRVTVPDFDYTVRAAERLEVPHAQRIAEIRARKAEERRRAHANAERRAAHAQRPAAPHAPRPSHPPSSAGRPAGAPAGGRRRRRRR